One Candidatus Nitrososphaera evergladensis SR1 genomic window, GACTTGAGTTGCTGCTCGCTTTTACCCACGATACTTCGATCGCTTTACGCATATAAAAATTGGACGAAAGAAGTTGCATGGGGTTGTTTTTTGAGCGTGCATAAATGCATAATTTGAGCAGGGCTGCGCATAATTTCTTGCAGCAGTGTATTTACAATGAACAATTTCAGTCGCATAATATTTTGTGCTACCACGCAAGAGAATAAAAGAACTAATTTCATGCTACGCTGCTACGACTTTAGCTAGAGGTTCGAGTCCCTCTGGGCCATACATTGTTCCTAATAATATCCATGAACAATGTTTTACCAATATGAAGAGATGCCATAGCCTGAGTAGCTTGACATCATAGTGGTTCTTTTGGCCTGCTACCGTCATTATAACTAAGGTAATGATTTGGTTAGCTTTAGCTTTTGCGAAGCAACTAACCCTCACTATTCAAGTAATAGTAGTAGTTGGTTTTTTGAAAAATGCATAACGACCTAGTATGCGATATGCCAAAACGACAACAGGTATTCCAGATAGAAGCGTGAAAATTACCGCAGAATAGGTTGCTGCTTCATTGTCGAGTGATACAACTGCTGGCAAAAGAATTGCAGACACAATTTCAACTACTATGGCACCAAGCGCGAGTGAAATACCAACACGCATTACCTTCTTCATTATTGAAGCTGGTTTAGCCAATCTTGTTGAGACAAAGCCATCTATGATTAATCAAACTATAGGAGAATGATTCTATCAGGTTATTAGAGTACGCACCAACTAGCCTATAGCATAGGCAAAAAAGCGGCACAAAAGTGAGCATGGAAGGATTATTCCCTTTATATCGACAGTCAGTTCGTGCTTAGAAACGTACCAAATTGCTTTCCTTCCAATCAACTAAGTTAATCGAGCAATAAACAGTCGAGATATCATTTCTATTATAGCAAAGAGATGATTCTTATGAATTTCCAACTCTGTTTGATTTTGCAGATTTCTGCCAGATATGTATACAATTAATTCTCCTACTCTATATTTAATATAGGATATAGGTAACTATCGCATAATTTCTGCTAAACTCTTTAATCCTATTGAGTATTAGATTCAGTCGAACAAAATTATGAAAATTGGAAAAAGACAAACTGCAATGCTCGCAGCCATGGTGACTGTTGCACTTTTGAGCACAATAGCAGTTCGAGGACTGGTAGCACCTAGCGACAACACTGCCGCCGCAACCACGCAAAAGCAACCTGCAATTAAACTACAACCTAATTCAGATGCTCCCGGGAGTATCGTTACCGTCACTGGTACTGACTTTAGCGCCAAAAGCCCTTTGAGCGTCAGCGTTGACAACAAGGAGCTCCCGGCAGACACCAAAGTAACTACAAAGGATGATGGTAGCTTTACGGCTACTTTAAAGATTCCAAACGACGCAAAAGACGGCAACCATCAGATAAAGGTTAGCGACGACAAAGGCAAGAGTGCGACAGCAGACTTTACTGTTGTTAAGAAGTAATAGCTGCGTCGTTACGTCCAACTGGGGTGAATGGCTAAGCACTCTTCATTTTTTATTATGGCTTTCAGGGTTGCTATGTTCCTTTACAATGCATTTCCGGTATTCGTTCATTCATTCAGAGTCATATTCACAAGTTTCACGTTGCAATGATTTTTCTGTCTTCGAACAGTCATTTGCACCATTATGACTTGCGTTATGAGCTTTAAGGAATCTCCAACATTTCCTACTCTGCGTCATAATGTAGACTACGCGTACAAAGAGGAGCGTGGGGAGGGGGATAGTGTTTTTACTCCATGTCTACGAACTCATTGGAACCCGAACCCTTATTTTTCTAAATTCTAGTTCCTCTGGACCCGCGTATACTTTCAGTTTGTGCATTTTGTTGATTTTTGCATCGACGCCATCCATGAACAATCTATGGTCGCTGGTATTTGTTGCAAATTATCTAACATTTCAGTGTACGAGTCTGTAGGGGTTTGCTCCCACCTAGAGATTGAGTCATGTGCTCAACTCTATTATTTTAAACAAGGCGAGTCATTGCGATATTCTGAAGCAAGCTGGATTTGATCTCACTGAATAATACCTTTCCTGAATTTGAGAGAAAAAGAGCTTCCATTTTGTATCTCAGACCACGCAATATAGACATATTTTCCATTAACTGAATAAATTGAAGGATAGACGCAAGTATTATGTACCGAGTCGCCACCGGGATTTTCACTTAGTCTTGTTGTATCGGTAAAGGTCATCCCGGCGTCAAAGCTTGCAGAAAAGAACATCTCTGAATCCGGTTCTAGAGGTTTAGAGAGCCTTGATTGAATATCTTTTCTCATCGCAATAAAGATACGGCCATTTGGACTAGTAATTATGGCTCCACTGTTTGAGGGCGACCCGGTAGGATGGAATATCTTGATTTTGGGAATCTGAACTGTCGGCTGAAAGGATTTTCCACCATCAGTACTGGTACGCGACATCAACACTCCACCCTGTGCGACAGCTCTCCATATTACATGCACATCCTTGTCCGAACGCAGCAAATATGTATCATCAATCCCAGCAGAATAGTCTTCCAAGTACACCGGGTTCGTAAAAGATGACCCGTAATCCACACTCTTTGCAAAATAGATAGGAAGGTTGATGTCGAGCAGGTTTGGGTTTGCCGCATTTGACGCAACAGGAGTCGTTTTGCCTCCTTCCGTCGAGGGCCTAAATCGCATCAGACTCTCTAAAAAGTCACGTTGGCCATAGCTCTCGTGGCCGATCAGGACCATGTAAAGTACTCCTTCACCGGCTGCGACGATCTCAAATGGAAGTTTTTCAAATACGCTTCTTCTTGTTCTGCCGACTCTATCACCACTAGCATCATCTTTATTCTCTTGCCGATCCCCTTGTACGACAATCGTGTCTTCAGACAAATCGATCGTTCTTTCCAGTGTCTTCCCTGCGTTTCGACTAATTGCCACATAAGCTTTCAAGGGATTAGGCCGGCCCGAAAACATGTAGCCGGGAACTGGCGTAAATTGAACCCACATCATGTACACTTCGTCGCCAGATGCGGTTAAATTGATTTGAAACATTCTCAAGAACTCTGAGGCTTTGACTGTGGTGGTCCCAATGATCTTTTTGCTGCCAAAGGTCCTTCCGCCGTCATTGCTTGCGCGAAAGAAGAGTCGGTACTCTACATCTGTGTATAATTGGCCTTTCGTCTCGGACCAGAAAATGTAGACATTGTCTCCTGCAGCAGCAAGCTTGACTCGTGGTACGAGGTACCCTCTTCTGAAGAATTCCTTCCTCTTTTCATCAAACTCCGTAACTCCTTCAGTCTTGGACTCGGCACTGACTTTGCGGCTACTGATGGTGGTAGCGGCAGAAGAATCTGTAGTTTTGCTTTCCGAGTCATCCTTGTTGTTAATAATTACAGGGTCCTCAAAGCCAGAGCCATCATCATTGCTCCTGCAGAAAAAGACGACGGAATCAGTGGCTTCTTTGTTTCCATCTCCCCAAGCAAGAAAGACTCTGCCGGCAGGAGACATCTCCATTGCTGGAGGGACATATTGCGCAATATTGCATTGGTAGAGGGTTGCCATTTCGCCGAAAACATTGCCATAGTCACTGCTAATCCGGTATTTGATCGCAGAGTGCGCGTTAATCTCTGCATCCAGCTTTTCTTCATCTGATCGAGTGCTAGCACTATTATTAGGATCGATCTTTGCACCTTCTTGCCAGACAAGATAGACCTTATTGCGGAAAGCGGCTAGTCTTGCAATTAGCAAACTGGCATCAGAAACTAGAGTTTGGGCTTTGAAAAAAGATACAGCCATCTCCTGATATAACATCTCGGTAGTTATAGGATTTGAGGTCATCCAACCTAGACATTGTTAAGTTATAGGTCCAAGCGATTATCGTTGTTGATATAGTTGCAACATAATAGTCACTGTCTGAAGTTGGAATTCTTTTTCATAGTGTTTCTCATTTCACCGCTACTTTCTTGTCCATCAGAGCGAGCAACGTTGTGGTGGTGTTCCAGTTTCGTATGGTCATGTTCTGATAAACCGGAAGCGTGATGATTTTTGGCAAGCGGCTTTGAGCTGCTTTCGCTATAAGGCGCGAAAAATAGAGTACACTCTTTCCTTCATACGCACTATCTACACCATCTCTGACACTCACGCTTTTCATGGCAGTTTTCGCCGTGAGAGGCTCTTTCAAAAAGATTACATCGTATCGGTATCGCGTGGCATCTTTACCGAACTGACGGGGTGCACCCTCTACCACGCTTTTCAGTTGTTTGTGCGTGATGACGACAACCCGCGAATTGTAATGAAATGTATCTGACAAAACTCTTTCAATCTTGTCGGTCAACCTTGCCCTGTCCTGCTCATCGGTCCTGAACAGAATATTGCCGCTTTGAATATAGGTCGCCACATCTGCAAACCCCATCTCTTCAAAACATGCTGTCAAATCATTCATTCTGATAACGTTGTTTCCGCCCACGTTAATGCCGCGCAGCAGTGCAAGGTACTGATACGCGCCTACTTTGTCGCTCACGACGCCAATATCGGTCAGGATATCCATTCTAATATGCTCTGCGACACTAGCAGAAAAACTCCGTTTGGGGCGCAACGCCTTTTATGCTATTTACGACAAACTGCTAATAATAACACACAAGGAGAAAACAATAGCATGGCAAACAACAACAAAGATTCATCACGGGCAAATTCATCCAAAACAACGCCAAACCCTGCTTGCCAAAAAAATCCGAGCACCTGACGGCAGGCGAGCAAAAAATCACCCCGTTTTTGTGGTTTGACAACCAAGCCGAAGAAGCAGCTAAATTCTACACTTCTATTTTCAAAAATTCAAAGATCGGGACCATCGCCCCTTATGGAGAAGCAGGGGCGCAAGCCTCCGGAATGCCAAAGGGGACGGTGATGACCGTGACGTTTGAGCTTGAAGGACAAGGGTTCATTGCGTTAAACGGCGGCCCAGTTTTCAAATTCACGTCAGCCGTTTCGTTCTTTGTGAGCTGCAATACCGAAGAAGAAATTGACAGGCTTTACAAGAAGCTGTCCGAAGGAGGGATGGTCCTTATGGAATTGGACGAGTACCCGTTCAGCAAAAAGTTTTGCTGGATAAATGACAGGTTTGGCGTCTCTTGGCAGTTGAACCTTGCAAATAGCACACAACAAAAAATCACTCCATTCTTGATGTTTGTAAGAGAGCGGAATGGAAAAGCCGAAGAAGCAATGAATTTCTACGTCTCGCTGTTTGAGAATTCGAGAATCGTCAAGATAGAGCGCTATGGCGCAGGCGAAGAGGAGCCAGAAGGAACCGTCAAGCACGCCACGTTCTCTCTTGACGGACAAGACTTTATGGCATTGGACAGCAACCGAGAACACCCCTTTACTTTCACTCCAGCAATATCGTTACTGGTACCTGCAAGACGCAGCAAGAAATAGACAGATTATGGGAGAAGCTCTCCAAGGGTGGAGAAATCGAACAATGCGGCTGGCTCAGAGACAAATATGGCGTCTCTTGGCAGGTCGTCCCCACCATTTTGGGCGAGATGATAAGCGACCCTAATCCTGTAAAATCGCAGCGAGTCATGCAGGCAATGCTTCAGATGAAAAAGATTGACATTGAAGGATTAAAGAAAGCATACTGGGGACAAAAATAATCAGTCCAGTCAATCTTGCAGAATTTTTCTCCTGTCAGTGCTGTTGTTGAATAACTGAACGCCGCCAAAGCCTTCATTTTATGAATGATGCACGGCTCAATGTCGCCTCCATGTAATGGTCTTGTTGTTTAGATAGTTTCGGACGCCTCGTCTCGATAGCAGGTAGAATCCTGTCAGACTGATCGCAATGGACGCGAGTCGGCCGTATGAACTGTCAAACGTGCCTATGAAACCCTGCCCTGCCTCATCTGGCCCAACCGCTATGCTGGCTGCAACATGTACAAAGATGACCAGCGCAAACAGACCTATCGCAGAAAACCAGGCCCATCTCTGGCGTTTCAGAAGGCCAATGCCCGATATTATAGAGAGTAATAAAAGAAGTATGTCAATGACAAAGTAATAAGCTTCGCCGATGACCGGGCGGGGCTGAGGAGGCGAAGACGGGTAGACAAACGCAATTTCAAGCGGGTCGCGCCGGGGTTGCCCGGCAATGGGCGGTATTACCGCGATAAGGCCAGAGCCGACAGGATTATGATGGCCAAGGGTTGCCGGCTGCACGCTGTATTTTTCGTACAGGAATCAGAGGGCGAGCGAATTATTTAGGCATTGCATAAGGAGCAACCCTGCACGCATTCTATAACAAGAACTCAGTATTCTTTAATACTTCACAGCCAGCAAAATATACTGTTGCAAGCCGCTCTTGCGGCCATAATAATGAGAATTAGTACGAGTCTTTTCTCCCTCAAAGCCAAAGCTGTTTGCTCTATCAAACATCCGGTATAACTTTATCTAAATCATCTGCATATCATGATATGTTGCAGTTCATGCGCGTGCTTGCACTGGGCATGACCATCTTCATTGCATCTGCCGTTGTCATTATTAGCAATAATACGGGTTTGGCTTATGGTCATGGCTGCCAGGCGCAGGGCGGTTGCTGCACCGTGGGCGACGCATGTGTTGAAATCAGCGCCAGCAGCCCCATCTACATGATGTTTGCAGTCGTTGGTGCAGGTGCTGTAATGATGCTCGCATTCTACGGCAGGTCGGAACAAACAAGAAAGAGCCGGCTCGGTGCTGTTTTTAACATCTTTATCTAGAGCACGTAAAGAAATTTTTGTTGAACAAAGATCTTTTTGTAACGCGTACGCCGACCTGCGATTCTCCGCTAGTACTTCCAGGTTGCCATGTAAAGCGGCGTGATCTCGATGACGCTTGAACTCTTGGCGTTTTCAACCAGGGTCTTTGCCTCTGGGCTGTCGACAGACCCCATGTACCTCATCACGTTGCGGGCTGTCACCTTTGCGGCGTATTCCGGATCGTCGATGACTCTGACCCTCCCCTTGCCGCGGACCCCGTAAGGCTGCTGGCTGTTGTCGGCCACGTCCACAAGAAAGTAGACGTTGGGATTCTTTTTGAGCGACCGGGCCTTGGGCCCGCCAGCGGCGACGGTGAGAAAGAATTTTTCATTTTCGTAGTAATACCAGACAGGATGAACCAGAGGCGTGCCATCGCGTGCGTCAATCATGGCGATTCGCAGGATGCCGGGCTGGTTCAGGAGCTTGGCGACCTCTCCTTCCTGCATCGGCTTTGCATAGTTGTCGGCAAGCCTGTACTCCATATGCAGTCTATCAATGGCCGCCGAGAGCCTAAAAGAGTATCGTCAATTTATCATCGGCCGTTTATTCTCTCATAAAAGGCAGAGGCTGGTGCAGGGCAGAACCGATTTTTAGATCGAGGGCAAGGAGGGATTTGTACAGAGCTATAGTTCTGTTGAATAACACTCTGACAATACATATCAGACGTTTGGATGCGTCTCGTCCTGCCAGCACTGCAGGCAATAGTCGCCTGTCACCTGGAATATCTCGGCTTTTCGCTGGTAGCAGTATTCGCAACAATTTGCTGCGCGTAGATCCTGCGGTCTTGAGCCTTGATTATTCTGGTTTATTATTTTCACCGGGCCTCCTTAACAATTCAAAACAAAAGGGAGACAGTGGTGTGGCTAGTGCCACATTCCCCAGCCAAATCCGTGCCCTTTCCAAGGTCCACCCCACCATCCTCCAAATCCGGGCCCCCCTCCCCAATGTCCAGACATTGGACCAAATGACGAACCCAGAGGATGGCCTTCAGAGGTGTAGAGCGCCTGACCGTTTCCTGCGTCGACTATGACCAGATGCCCTGCTGTTTGGTTTGACGTGTCTACCACAAAGAACGTGTACACGAGGTATCCTTGCACCACGCCCACGTGCCCGCCAAGCACGGTCCCATTAGCCACTTGTTCCTGTGCAGTCTTGGCCGCTGCGTCAAATGGCACCTTGAGATTTTCGCTGATAAATCCTGCTGTTTCGTTTGCGACGCTTACCGACCCTTTTATCTCAGGCATCGTCGTCATCATCGTTCCCTGGCCTGCTCCCCGCATCCACATCATTGTCTGCTGTTGTTGCTGCTGTGCAGTTGCCTGTGCTATCATCGACGATGCCACCAAAATTGCGGACACTGCGCCGATAGCCAATATGCTAACTACAATCACTTTCTTGCTGAGAAAGTTTTTTGTTGCTGACATGCGTAAGATTGGCAGGGAATTATTTTAACCCTTGAGAACCTATGACACGTAATATAGTTACCCGAGATCTTGCTCATACTACGCCTTTTAGTAAAGGATTTTGTACCTTTTAACGAAAGAAACAGGCTGGCACGAACGCCACAATTCAATTGCCATGGATAATCAAAAAATCGTCCAATGTACCCATGAATCTTTTATTTGATGAGCGAGAAAATATTGCGACAACTGTCGAAAAGATATTTAGGTGAGAAGGATCGGTGGTCTACCATACGCACGACTCGTTGGATAATAACAACAACAAGCGCAGCCGCATAATCTTTCTTACAGAAAATATCGTCTCTGACGAAAGGCAAAAGGTGTTGACGCTCGTTTCCTTGGCTAACGAGGCCATAGCCCGGTACTTTGGCGCGGTGACTTCGTTTGACATCGTAATCTGCTACGGAAGCTGGGAGATGGAAGTTCAAGTGATATCAAGGGAAGGAAAAAGAAAGGCGGTGGGCGAAGATAATGATAATATCATCAGCAGCATGCAAAAGGCTCCTCCGCGCGTCATCATAAACTCTGTCGGGCTGACGGACTATTACGCTGAAGAGATTATCATCAGGCACGATTCGGCAGGATACGGCCATTACCTGCACGAGCTCATACATGGCGTGATAAGCAAGGACCATACCCACCAGCTGAGAGAAGGGCTGGCATGGTACTTTACGCTAAAGCTCACAGAGGATCACAAGTACGTTAGGCCCTCGCACCCTTCGTGGGTGGACCATCTCTACGTATTTCCGGTAAAAGAATTGGCGCGGATAGTCGGCGACGACTTTTTGAGGGATTTTGCGCTTGGAAAAGGATCGCTGGAGGTCGAATTCCTCCCGCCTCAAGTGCAGGAGTTATTCTTGCCGGAGGAATTGTTCTATGCCAAAAAGCGATATTTTCGATGATGATCAAGAGGAAAAGGGCTGGACAAAAAGGAACCCCGAATTTGAAGATAAACTTGGAGATCTAATTATCTCCGAATACCAGGCTGACAGGATAAGGGCTGGACTGGCAAGAAAGGTTGAAGGATACCGGCACAAGGCTGCCGGATATTATTACCAGGATAACGACAAGGGTTCACCGTCGTCAACTTGCGAGTTTCGATACAAAGGCAAGTTGCTCAAGCTGACAATCAAGGTGGACGAAATTGCCATTCCAGACCAAAGGTCGTCGCGGGCAAGAAGGGGGCTGCAGAGACTCGTCAGATCTTTATCAGAAAAGAAGAAGAACAACAGCAACAAAAAAATTCTTGCCAAAACGGAAAAGGAAAAGCTGTAATCTAGATTTACATTGCTAGAGCAGCCCTGCCGCAAACACTATGGCCATGGCAGCCAGTACGAGCGCGCTGAGCTTTGGCAGGTATTTTGTGTATTGAACAACCTTGTGCTGGATGCGCGCATAGAGTTTAACGGCCAGTACGGTTACCCCTATCAGGGCTGCGGCTACTGCAGTTGCGTACGACAGCATCAACAGGACAGGATTGACTCTGCCAACGGCCAGCGCAAGGATGACAAATTCTTCTTCGTGAGCAAATCCCAGTACCAGTGCAAGGCCGGCGATCGCAGCCAGAGTGGGCGCCGTCCTTTTCTGATGGACGTGCAGGTGTGTATGATAGCCGGTGCCTTTGTGCCAGTGCACGTGCGCGTGCTCCTCCTCCTGTTTTTCTTTTACCTGCCCTGTTTTTCCGTCACCACCATCATCATCATCGCTATGCAGGTGCCCGTGCTGAGTTTCGTTCAAGTCTTCGCCTTTTTCCTTCCAGAACATGTACGCCAATATTCCTAGCGCTACGGCGACTGCGTAATTCAGGTAAGAGTCAGGTATCTATACAAACGCGGCAAAAAAGACGTACGCCACTACCACGGCGATTGATGACAGGAAGTGGGCTCCAGCAATTATGCTCGAACTTGTAACGCCGGCAAGCACTGGCCGGCGGCTCTTGACAGAATACAGCACTGCAACCGTCCAGCCGTGGGAAGGGTTCATGCCGTGCAGTAATCCAAACGCAACTACGCCAAGCAGTACGACGACGGCATCACCCTGCGGCTGCACCATAATAATAACACCTTCTTCTTTGCTTCCACTTTGAATTTTATCGCCAATAAACTTTCACGAATACGTTTTTGTTGTTATGAGCCATGACACGGCCCCCTGAAAGAGTCAATAGAACATGGCGTAGTACGCCTTAAATCAATCCCGCCGATACCTCTACTTTATGCAAGGCGATCTCGTATTTGATGAGAAGGGCAAAGTGACGGGCAGAAGGGTGCTGGATGCAACGACGATGGAAGTGTCGTTTGAAACGAAAATCAAGGTCAAAGGAGTTGACGGGGTGAACATGGGCACGTACACGTCGACCATGATGCCGGACGGCTCGATGTACGGCCAGGGGCAGGGTTGCGTCATGTCCAACGACGGCCAGATGGTCACCTGGAAGGGAAACGGCATGGGCAAGCTCGTCCAGAACGGGAAGATCAGGTTTGCAGGAGCAATCTACCTGAGCACGCAGTCCAAGGGCTCACTTGCGCCGCTGAACAACGTCGCAGTCGTCTTTGAGCACGAGGGCGACATGGAAGGAAATGTAAGTTCCAAAGGCTGGGAGTGGAAGTAAGTAGCTTGCTCTCCATCTCTTTTTCATTTTCAGGGCGCAGATAGAATAATCTTTCTGAAATCAACGGGCCGGTTGCGTACAACGCTGTTGTTGCAGGAGAAAGGCCTCCCACGTCGTACGGCCAACGGCGCGATCAGGGACCAGGTTGAGGCCGGGAGGAAATGCATCGTTGTCATTGTAGAACTTGTCTGGCTCCGACCGTATTTTGGCGCTTTTTTTGTCATGGACGCGTTTGTACGTTTCTGCCATTTCTTCTAAAGTAAGTATCTTGTACAGATTTGCTATTTCAACACATTTCTATGGTCGTTTTCGCAGATCCATTCCCCTTTCATGTTGCCAAACCAGTCGATCTTGACATCGTTCTTCTTTACTTTGCCGCTTCCGCACACTTTGCACGGAGGGAGAACCCGTACGTTATCGAAATAGCCGACCACGATTAAAGAAAGTCGCTCGCGACTATTTTAATTTGACAAAAAATAAAGAGGACATGACAATTGTTGAGGTAAAGTGATATCCTTTGCAGATGGCAGAATCGTCCGCGATTTCAAAAACGTTAGGGTTTATCCAAGCAAGCAGCAAGATTTTCAAGCACAGAAGTTTGACTACAGGAATTCGAGAGAGAGATCACACTGGCAGCTGACGCGCCGATAGTAATCTCGCCGTAATTTGCAAGTCTGTATTTTCTAAAAATATACAGATGAAGCGTGAATATCGTAATTTTTTATAATGATAGAATCCGAGTACGACAATATTACTATTCTCTTAGCAATTGTTAAATATTTTATGCACGTTATCATGGCATGACGTTTACCCTTTCAAAGTATTTTGCAGGTGCGTTCAAGGCAAAGCCAGAGAAGAGGCATTCCAAGTACAGGTGGCCATGCTACATGTGCCAGCTCTCCTTTGACGACTTGCAGGAAAGAGAGGAGCATGTAAGAACCGTGCATTACGGAGAAGTCGAGTAGGCCAGCCAACCAATAAGTCTCCTTTTCAACTATTGTCAGTGACTCTTACAGTGAAAGATTCTGTTATTGTGCCTCCCTTGCGCTGAAATTGCCCCCATATTTTGTACAAGCCCGGCCTTGGAAAGTTTGCCATAAAGGTTACTTGCGGCCCACCGCGCCAAGTAGAGCCAACTTGTTCAACCGGATGGACATGGAGGAACTCTTTTGCATCGCCACTGATGATCACGCAATGGCCGCCGGCTCCCATAATTGGCTCCAAGTCATGCACTGGCGTTCCTTTTGCGTCAGCCAGCTCGAACGTTATGTCTGTGTCACGGTTGGCAGTGACTTTTTCGGCAAGTTTGATGCGAACCTGATAGTCCCCTTCGATTGATTTTTTCACAAAATCCCTGTCCGGCGCAGGCTCTACGAATATGTGAATGGGCTGGCCTGCGACGCTTAACCGAAAGGCGGCAAGGAACTATGCGCCGCCCTTTGGTTTGGCGTCGGCCCACGCCTTGTATTCTCCGGATTCAGGAAAAGTGTGAGTGACGGTAAAAATCCCGCTGCTGTTATCCAGTTGCAGGTGCAAATGGGCAAAGTAAGAAAGGTCATTCCTGTTGACTATGAACAAGTGCATCAGCTTGTCGTGCACAGCGTCAAATTCCGTGATTGGATCGCCAATGCTTTGCTCTGTAACAACCAGAGCAAGCTTGGTTGGTTTTCCCGCCTCGGGAGTGGCAGGGTCGGATTGCAGGTTGATGTTATAGTTTTTTACCATAGTTCTGCCGTGAGCACCGTGCTTGCCGTCGTCCATGCCATGCCCCGTCTTTTCATGGCCACCGCTCTTGGCGTGCGCCCTGTGATTATCTTGCATGTACGTAATAGTATATCGTCGCCTCTGCAAAAAAGAGTTGGCTTTTTGTATGCGTGTGTAGTAGCGCTTGCACTTTCCTACTGTGGAACGGGCACCTTTGGCCCGCCTTGCGTATAACGTATAAAAGTAGGCAGGCAAGAGGATTGCATTGCGCGGACGTGGCAGAGTGGTCTCTCCCTACGCGAGACACAATAATGCGTCGGCCTTGAGTCATTCATGGCTGGACAGCCGATTCGCCTTCGGGCGATCAGGAGTTCAAATCTCCTCGTCCGCGCCTATCACACTTCTTCTTCTGCCTCCACTTTTCTTGCAGTTTCGCGGTGCTGCCTGCCCTTGACCTTTTGCGTGTGCTCGGTCTTTATCTGCCTGTCAAGCTTCTCGATGAGCTCCTTGGACGCGCTCAGCGGGTCATAGCCTACCGCCTTGGCGTTTACCACTCCCTTGGCAGTTATGAGCCGGCACCTGACAGAGTATTTCCGGGTCTTGTGCTTGTCGGCGTACACGACCACGGACTGGATGTCGCCAAGCTTGCCCTGTATCTTTTTTACAAACCTCAAAAGCTGATCTTCGATTTCGCGCCTGTCCCGGTCGTCTTCAAGGTGCGCCATGTGGATGGCCGGCCCATCCTTTTTGGGGAGCACGAGCTCCAGAGCGTCCTTGGGCGTCACGATGCCCATCGGCCTGCCGTCGCCTACGACCACAACCTCCTCGCTGCGCTTGAAATGCTCTGCAAGCTCGTTCATCCTCGTCC contains:
- a CDS encoding IPT/TIG domain-containing protein → MSTIAVRGLVAPSDNTAAATTQKQPAIKLQPNSDAPGSIVTVTGTDFSAKSPLSVSVDNKELPADTKVTTKDDGSFTATLKIPNDAKDGNHQIKVSDDKGKSATADFTVVKK
- a CDS encoding exo-alpha-sialidase encodes the protein MTSNPITTEMLYQEMAVSFFKAQTLVSDASLLIARLAAFRNKVYLVWQEGAKIDPNNSASTRSDEEKLDAEINAHSAIKYRISSDYGNVFGEMATLYQCNIAQYVPPAMEMSPAGRVFLAWGDGNKEATDSVVFFCRSNDDGSGFEDPVIINNKDDSESKTTDSSAATTISSRKVSAESKTEGVTEFDEKRKEFFRRGYLVPRVKLAAAGDNVYIFWSETKGQLYTDVEYRLFFRASNDGGRTFGSKKIIGTTTVKASEFLRMFQINLTASGDEVYMMWVQFTPVPGYMFSGRPNPLKAYVAISRNAGKTLERTIDLSEDTIVVQGDRQENKDDASGDRVGRTRRSVFEKLPFEIVAAGEGVLYMVLIGHESYGQRDFLESLMRFRPSTEGGKTTPVASNAANPNLLDINLPIYFAKSVDYGSSFTNPVYLEDYSAGIDDTYLLRSDKDVHVIWRAVAQGGVLMSRTSTDGGKSFQPTVQIPKIKIFHPTGSPSNSGAIITSPNGRIFIAMRKDIQSRLSKPLEPDSEMFFSASFDAGMTFTDTTRLSENPGGDSVHNTCVYPSIYSVNGKYVYIAWSEIQNGSSFSLKFRKGIIQ
- a CDS encoding DUF1697 domain-containing protein, with the protein product MDILTDIGVVSDKVGAYQYLALLRGINVGGNNVIRMNDLTACFEEMGFADVATYIQSGNILFRTDEQDRARLTDKIERVLSDTFHYNSRVVVITHKQLKSVVEGAPRQFGKDATRYRYDVIFLKEPLTAKTAMKSVSVRDGVDSAYEGKSVLYFSRLIAKAAQSRLPKIITLPVYQNMTIRNWNTTTTLLALMDKKVAVK
- a CDS encoding pyridoxamine 5'-phosphate oxidase family protein, translating into MEYRLADNYAKPMQEGEVAKLLNQPGILRIAMIDARDGTPLVHPVWYYYENEKFFLTVAAGGPKARSLKKNPNVYFLVDVADNSQQPYGVRGKGRVRVIDDPEYAAKVTARNVMRYMGSVDSPEAKTLVENAKSSSVIEITPLYMATWKY